One Tolypothrix bouteillei VB521301 DNA window includes the following coding sequences:
- a CDS encoding SDR family NAD(P)-dependent oxidoreductase, producing the protein MKLQGKVALVTGSSQGIGQGVVLRLAQEGADVVINYRSHPEGAEETLAKVEAIGGRCHMAQCPKSHGYTLQADLGSVSEVRQLIAESIQHFGKLDVLVNNAGIEKHAPFWNVTEADYDAVMNVNLKGVFFATQAFVQHLIETKRTGKIINISSVHEELPFPNFTAYCASKGGVKMLTRNLAVELGSLGITINNVAPGAIETPINTKLLNDPKKLSALLQNIPLGRLGKPQDVASLVAFLASSDADYITGSTFFVDGGLLWNYQEQ; encoded by the coding sequence ATGAAGCTACAAGGTAAAGTTGCTTTAGTCACTGGTAGCAGTCAAGGTATCGGACAGGGAGTTGTTCTGCGTCTTGCTCAAGAAGGAGCTGATGTTGTCATCAATTACCGCTCTCACCCAGAAGGAGCAGAAGAAACCTTAGCCAAGGTAGAGGCTATTGGCGGTAGGTGTCATATGGCTCAGTGTCCTAAATCTCATGGTTACACGCTGCAAGCAGATTTGGGAAGTGTATCGGAAGTCCGCCAACTTATAGCGGAAAGTATTCAACATTTTGGCAAACTAGATGTTCTGGTTAACAATGCTGGGATTGAAAAACACGCACCATTTTGGAACGTGACAGAAGCAGACTATGACGCTGTTATGAATGTCAATTTAAAGGGCGTGTTCTTTGCCACTCAAGCCTTTGTTCAACATTTGATTGAAACAAAACGAACTGGAAAAATCATCAATATCAGTTCCGTGCATGAGGAATTGCCATTTCCCAATTTCACTGCTTACTGCGCCAGCAAAGGAGGGGTGAAGATGTTGACTCGTAACTTAGCAGTTGAATTAGGTTCTTTGGGGATTACAATTAACAACGTCGCACCAGGGGCGATAGAAACTCCCATTAACACCAAACTATTGAACGACCCAAAAAAATTGAGTGCTTTGTTGCAGAACATTCCTCTGGGTCGTCTCGGAAAACCGCAAGATGTCGCTTCCCTAGTGGCGTTCTTAGCTTCCTCTGATGCTGACTACATTACAGGTAGTACCTTTTTTGTAGATGGTGGACTGCTTTGGAACTATCAGGAGCAATAA
- a CDS encoding NADPH-dependent FMN reductase: MTNTPLFIPVILGTSRQGRQSEYVAKFIVEQIAVRNDIKTQLIDIRNIPITTNDAGESVKDPQFSSTVDRADGLIIVVPEYNHGYPGLLKHVLDTCLKEYIHKAVGLCGVSAGPFGGTRVIQNLLPVMRELGLMTIFYDLNFSNVHNLFDESGHLIDKKTYTRRLESFMNELVWMSTVFRYGRQEINLTSP, encoded by the coding sequence ATGACAAACACCCCTCTATTTATTCCCGTCATTTTAGGTACTTCCCGTCAAGGTCGCCAAAGCGAATATGTAGCCAAATTTATTGTCGAGCAGATTGCGGTACGAAATGATATAAAGACGCAGCTGATTGATATTCGTAACATTCCAATTACTACCAATGACGCAGGTGAGTCTGTTAAGGACCCTCAGTTTTCCAGTACTGTTGATCGGGCGGATGGATTAATTATCGTTGTGCCAGAATATAACCACGGTTATCCGGGTTTGCTCAAGCACGTACTAGATACTTGCCTTAAGGAATACATCCATAAAGCCGTTGGCTTGTGCGGCGTTTCAGCCGGACCTTTTGGCGGTACGCGAGTCATCCAAAACCTTTTACCTGTGATGCGTGAGTTGGGTCTGATGACGATTTTCTACGATCTTAACTTTAGCAACGTCCACAATTTGTTTGATGAATCCGGTCATTTAATTGACAAAAAAACTTATACTCGCCGTTTGGAAAGCTTTATGAATGAGTTGGTTTGGATGTCAACGGTATTCAGGTATGGGCGACAAGAAATCAATCTTACTTCCCCGTAG